Proteins encoded within one genomic window of Felis catus isolate Fca126 chromosome C1, F.catus_Fca126_mat1.0, whole genome shotgun sequence:
- the SLC35E2 gene encoding solute carrier family 35 member E2B isoform X1, translating to MSASAKPSAPAELAPGPEDQPKGKPLLGWGSLFGPRSEKIVFSRSEGAPEENVLTITITETTVIESDLGVWSSRALLYLTLWFFFSFCTLFLNKYILSLLEGEPSMLGAVQMLSTTFIGCIKIFVPCCLYQHKTRLSYPPNFIMIMLFVGLMRFATVVLGLVSLKNVAVSFAETVKSSAPIFTVIMSRMILGEHTGLLVNLSLIPVMGGLALCTATEISFNVLGFSAALSTNIMDCLQNVFSKKLLSGDKYRFSAAELQFYTSAAAVAMLVPAWIFFMDLPVIGRSGKSFSYSQDVVLLLLMDGVLFHLQSVTAYALMGKISPVTFSVASTVKHALSIWLSIIVFGNRVTSLSAIGTVLVTAGVLLYNKAKQRQREAMQGLAVAASPTPEDEAEPLTPKDPRPHH from the exons ATGTCAGCCTCAGCAAAACCCTCGGCGCCGGCAGAGCTGGCCCCTGGCCCCGAGGACCAGCCCAAGGGGAAGCCGCTCCTCGGCTGGGGCTCTCTCTTCGGCCCCCGCAGCGAGAAGATTGTTTTCAGCAGGAGCGAGGGCGCCCCCGAGGAGAACGtgctcaccatcaccatcacGGAGACCACGGTCATCGAGTCGGACCTGGGCGTGTGGAGCTCCCGGGCTCTGCTCTACCTGACGCTGTGGTTCTTCTTCAGCTTCTGCACCCTCTTTCTCAACAAGTACATCCTGTCCCTGCTGGAAGGGGAGCCCAGCATGCTAG gTGCTGTGCAAATGTTGTCAACTACGTTTATTGgatgcattaaaatatttgttccttGCTGTTTATATCAACACAAAACCCGGCTTTCTTATCCCCCCAATTTCATCATGATCATGCTGTTTGTGGGTCTAATGAG GTTTGCGACGGTGGTTTTGGGTCTGGTCAGCCTGAAAAACGTGGCGGTTTCGTTTGCTGAAACGGTGAAGAGCTCTGCTCCCATTTTCACCGTGATTATGTCCCGGATGATCCTCGGGGAGCACACGG GGCTGCTGGTCAACCTCTCGCTCATCCCCGTCATGGGAGGCCTGGCACTGTGCACGGCAACGGAGATAAGCTTCAACGTCTTGGGGTTTTCGGCCGCGCTGTCCACCAACATCATGGACTG tttgcaaaatgttttttcaaaaaagcTCCTCAGCGGGGACAAATACAGGTTCTC GGCCGCGGAGCTCCAGTTCTACACCAGCGCGGCGGCCGTGGCCATGCTGGTCCCCGCCTGGATCTTCTTCATG GACTTGCCGGTGATTGGGAGAAGTGGGAAGAGCTTCAGTTACAGTCAGGACGTCGTGTTGCTGCTGCTGATGGACGGCGTCCTGTTCCACCTGCAGAGTGTCACGGCCTATGCCCTCATGGGCAAAATCTCCCCCGTCACTTTCAG TGTCGCCAGCACCGTGAAGCACGCCTTATCCATCTGGCTCAGTATTATAGTGTTTGGCAACAGAGTCACCAGCCTGTCAGCCATCGGCACCGTCCTAGTGACGGCCGGCGTCCTGCTCTACAACAAAGCCAAGCAGCGCCAGCGGGAGGCCATGCAGGGCCTGGCTGTGGCCGCCAGCCCAACGCCAGAGGACGAAGCGGAGCCACTGACCCCCAAGGACCCCAGACCGCACCACTGA
- the SLC35E2 gene encoding solute carrier family 35 member E2B isoform X2 — translation MSASAKPSAPAELAPGPEDQPKGKPLLGWGSLFGPRSEKIVFSRSEGAPEENVLTITITETTVIESDLGVWSSRALLYLTLWFFFSFCTLFLNKYILSLLEGEPSMLGAVQMLSTTFIGCIKIFVPCCLYQHKTRLSYPPNFIMIMLFVGLMRFATVVLGLVSLKNVAVSFAETVKSSAPIFTVIMSRMILGEHTGLLVNLSLIPVMGGLALCTATEISFNVLGFSAALSTNIMDCLQNVFSKKLLSGDKYRFSAAELQFYTSAAAVAMLVPAWIFFMDLPVIGRSGKSFSYSQDVVLLLLMDGVLFHLQSVTAYALMGKISPVTFRLFCLGAT, via the exons ATGTCAGCCTCAGCAAAACCCTCGGCGCCGGCAGAGCTGGCCCCTGGCCCCGAGGACCAGCCCAAGGGGAAGCCGCTCCTCGGCTGGGGCTCTCTCTTCGGCCCCCGCAGCGAGAAGATTGTTTTCAGCAGGAGCGAGGGCGCCCCCGAGGAGAACGtgctcaccatcaccatcacGGAGACCACGGTCATCGAGTCGGACCTGGGCGTGTGGAGCTCCCGGGCTCTGCTCTACCTGACGCTGTGGTTCTTCTTCAGCTTCTGCACCCTCTTTCTCAACAAGTACATCCTGTCCCTGCTGGAAGGGGAGCCCAGCATGCTAG gTGCTGTGCAAATGTTGTCAACTACGTTTATTGgatgcattaaaatatttgttccttGCTGTTTATATCAACACAAAACCCGGCTTTCTTATCCCCCCAATTTCATCATGATCATGCTGTTTGTGGGTCTAATGAG GTTTGCGACGGTGGTTTTGGGTCTGGTCAGCCTGAAAAACGTGGCGGTTTCGTTTGCTGAAACGGTGAAGAGCTCTGCTCCCATTTTCACCGTGATTATGTCCCGGATGATCCTCGGGGAGCACACGG GGCTGCTGGTCAACCTCTCGCTCATCCCCGTCATGGGAGGCCTGGCACTGTGCACGGCAACGGAGATAAGCTTCAACGTCTTGGGGTTTTCGGCCGCGCTGTCCACCAACATCATGGACTG tttgcaaaatgttttttcaaaaaagcTCCTCAGCGGGGACAAATACAGGTTCTC GGCCGCGGAGCTCCAGTTCTACACCAGCGCGGCGGCCGTGGCCATGCTGGTCCCCGCCTGGATCTTCTTCATG GACTTGCCGGTGATTGGGAGAAGTGGGAAGAGCTTCAGTTACAGTCAGGACGTCGTGTTGCTGCTGCTGATGGACGGCGTCCTGTTCCACCTGCAGAGTGTCACGGCCTATGCCCTCATGGGCAAAATCTCCCCCGTCACTTTCAG GCTGTTTTGTCTTGGTGCTACGTGA